One region of Quercus lobata isolate SW786 chromosome 2, ValleyOak3.0 Primary Assembly, whole genome shotgun sequence genomic DNA includes:
- the LOC115976987 gene encoding probable LRR receptor-like serine/threonine-protein kinase At3g47570 isoform X5, with translation MQRPYIFLLLAFLLMQPCILQLSQSYNNFTDQSALIAFKSQITFSPNDSVFAGGNWSTTANFCEWFGVSCSRRRQRVTALNLSFVGLHGTISPHIANLSFLVSLDLKNNNFSGFLPHEIGHLHRLRKLRLSNNLLEGSIPPTIHNCQKLEYLYLDYNNFSGGIPKELGMLPKLRHLYLSGNRLSGTIPLSLSNMSSLESLSVEYNSLTGTFPLVIFNFSFLTTLGLTQNHFSGTLPMNLCIQCPNLQGLYISKNEFSGKLTSQFNNCTKLSVLSLSYNKFDGSIPKGFGSIEKLEVLCLGGNNLTGNIPPIISNLSMLQEFSIEGNNVKGVIPSDLWHLQNLKILGFGENDLTGTIPQNIFNITSLQELGLEGNSLTGNLPLDTWISCPNLEILALDLNKISGHIPSYLSNFSSLVIVDFSSNFLSGHIPRNLGNLKNLKTLDLLGNQLTAEPGYQEHSFLLSLTNCRFLEELYLSTNLLNVTIPDAIGNFSLSLEVFDASENQLKGQIPMGIGSLKNLYTLDLSGNSLTGNIPSTLGGLERLQRLFLDKNLIEGSIPEELCQLKNLGELSLSINSLSRSIPNCIGNLSVLQKFNMSYNALTSSIPLNLWSLQNLLFLDLSSNFLSGSLSPRMTKLRTIAVIDLSCNQITGNIPSIIGAFESLSYLNMSKNSFQGNIPQSFGQLRGMEQLDLSNNNLSSAIPKSLETLPYLKYLNLSFNKLSGEIPSAGSFANFTAKSFLGNEALCGNPIFGVPPCASPTSQGSRVKQVLLKYIVPVIASIIIFAALVIMRRRHPQYSMQIPGLPITLPTVDHRMISYQELSRGTNNFCESNLLGTGGFGSVYKGILSNGTIIAVKVLNLQLEGAFKSFDVECKVLRAIRHRNLVKVISTCSNLEFRALVLQYMSNGTLEKWLYSHNNCLNLVQRVSIMVDVASALEYLHNGQSESVVHCDLKPSNILLDKDMVAHVSDFGIAKILALSKDATQTKTLGTLGYIAPEYGLEGRVSTKGDIYSYGIILLEIITRKKPTNEIFVGELAMRQWIASLPNRMEVVDDGLLRIEDGRDVIVLMCRMFG, from the exons ATGCAAAGGCCTTACATTTTCCTCCTGTTGGCTTTTCTGTTAATGCAGCCATGCATACTTCAGTTGTCCCAATCTTACAACAACTTTACGGATCAATCAGCTCTCATTGCCTTCAAATCTCAAATCACTTTTAGCCCAAACGATTCTGTCTTTGCTGGTGGTAACTGGTCCACAACAGCAAACTTCTGTGAGTGGTTTGGGGTCTCTTGCAGTCGACGCAGACAAAGAGTCACAGCCTTGAACCTTTCCTTCGTGGGTCTCCATGGCACCATTTCCCCTCATATTGCCAACCTCTCCTTCCTAGTCTCACTTGATCTTAAAAACAACAACTTCAGTGGTTTTCTGCCACATGAAATTGGTCATCTACACCGGTTGAGGAAACTTCGCTTGTCAAACAACTTATTGGAAGGTAGTATCCCTCCAACTATACATAATTGCCAGAAGCTTGAATATTTATATCTTGATTACAACAATTTTAGTGGTGGCATACCTAAAGAATTGGGCATGTTACCCAAACTTCGACATTTATATCTTAGTGGAAACCGTCTAAGTGGTACAATTCCATTGTCACTCAGCAATATGTCGTCATTAGAGTCCTTGTCTGTGGAATATAATAGCCTTACTGGTACATTTCCTCTTGTCATCTTTAACTTCTCTTTTCTAACAACTCTTGGTCTTACACAAAATCACTTCTCAGGAACCCTTCCAATGAATCTTTGCATCCAATGTCCTAACCTTCAAGGACTATACATTTCCAAAAATGAATTTAGCGGTAAGCTCACTTCACAGTTTAATAACTGTACAAAGCTTTCTGTCTTATCTTTGTCATACAATAAGTTTGATGGAAGTATTCCAAAAGGTTTTGGGAGTATAGAAAAGCTTGAAGTGCTATGTCTTGGAGGTAACAACTTAACTGGAAATATACCTCCTATCATAAGCAACTTGTCGATGTTACAAGAGTTTTCCATCGAAGGAAACAACGTGAAAGGTGTCATTCCAAGTGATTTATGGCATCtccaaaatctgaaaattttgggatttggaGAGAATGATCTCACTGGGACAATAccccaaaatattttcaacattaCCTCTCTACAAGAACTCGGCTTGGAAGGAAATTCCTTGACTGGAAATCTTCCATTAGATACTTGGATCTCTTGCCCTAATCTTGAAATTCTAGCACttgatttgaacaaaattaGTGGTCATATACCATcatatctttcaaatttttcCAGCCTCGTCATAGTAGATTTTTCAAGTAACTTTCTCTCTGGACATATACCTAGAAATCTTGGGaacttaaaaaatctaaaaacactTGATCTACTTGGAAATCAGTTGACAGCGGAGCCTGGATATCAAGAGCATAGTTTCCTTTTATCTTTAACTAATTGCAGATTTTTGGAGGAGCTATATTTATCCACCAATCTCTTGAATGTTACAATTCCGGATGCCATTGGAAATTTTTCACTTTCGCTTGAAGTCTTTGATGCAAGTGAAAACCAACTGAAGGGTCAAATTCCAATGGGAATTGGTTCCTTGAAAAACTTGTACACACTTGATTTGTCGGGTAACAGTTTGACCGGAAACATACCGTCCACATTGGGGGGATTGGAGAGATTGCAAAGATTGTTTCTTGACAAGAACTTGATTGAAGGATCCATTCCAGAAGAACTTTGTCAATTAAAGAACCTGGGAGAATTGTCGCTCTCTATTAACAGTCTCTCAAGATCCATCCCAAATTGCATTGGAAACCTCAGTGTTTTGCAAAAATTCAACATGAGTTATAATGCATTGACATCATCAATCCCATTGAATTTGTGGAGTCTTCAAAACCTTTTATTCTTggatttatcatcaaatttccTTAGCGGAAGTTTGTCTCCAAGAATGACAAAATTGCGCACTATTGCAGTTATAGACTTATCTTGTAACCAAATTACTGGAAATATTCCTAGTATCATTGGTGCTTTTGAGAGCCTAAGTTATCTAAACATGTCAAAGAACTCATTCCAAGGAAACATTCCACAATCTTTTGGACAATTGAGGGGAATGGAGCAGTTGGATCTCTCAAACAATAATCTCTCCAGTGCTATTCCAAAATCTCTTGAGACACTTCCATATCTCAAGTATTTGAATTTGTCCTTCAACAAGTTATCGGGAGAGATTCCATCTGCTGGATCTTTTGCAAACTTCACTGCAAAATCATTTTTAGGTAATGAGGCACTTTGTGGGAATCCAATTTTTGGAGTTCCACCTTGTGCAAGTCCAACTTCTCAAGGATCAAGGGTGAAACAAGTTTTGCTCAAATATATTGTTCCTGTCATTGCATCAATTATAATCTTTGCAGCACTGGTCATAATGCGAAGAAGACATCCACAATATAGCATGCAGATTCCAGGTTTGCCTATCACATTGCCTACAGTGGATCATAGAATGATATCATATCAAGAGCTTTCTCGTGGAACAAACAACTTTTGTGAAAGCAACTTGCTTGGAACAGGCGGTTTTGGTTCTGTGTACAAAGGAATACTATCTAATGGGACTATCATTGCTGTCAAAGTTCTAAACCTGCAATTGGAGGGTgctttcaaaagttttgatGTTGAATGCAAGGTGTTAAGGGCAATCCGACACAGGAATCTTGTCAAAGTCATTAGTACATGCTCCAACCTTGAGTTTAGAGCTTTAGTGCTTCAATACATGTCAAATGGTACCCTTGAAAAGTGGTTATACTCTCACAACAATTGCTTGAATCTTGTCCAAAGAGTAAGCATTATGGTTGATGTTGCATCAGCGTTGGAATATCTACACAATGGTCAATCAGAATCTGTGGTGCATTGTGATTTGAAGCCTTCCAATATTCTTTTGGACAAAGACATGGTTGCACATGTTAGTGACTTTGGCATTGCAAAGATTTTAGCCCTAAGCAAGGATGcaacacaaaccaaaacccTCGGTACACTTGGCTACATCGCACCAG AGTATGGCTTGGAAGGGAGAGTGTCAACCAAAGGTGACATTTATAGCTATGGAATAATATTGTTGGAGATCATCACAAGAAAGAAACCCAccaatgaaatttttgttggagAACTAGCTATGAGGCAATGGATTGCATCACTTCCAAATAGAATGGAAGTCGTGGATGATGGTTTACTCAGGATAGAAGATGGAAGAGATGTAATTG
- the LOC115976987 gene encoding probable LRR receptor-like serine/threonine-protein kinase At3g47570 isoform X4, producing MQRPYIFLLLAFLLMQPCILQLSQSYNNFTDQSALIAFKSQITFSPNDSVFAGGNWSTTANFCEWFGVSCSRRRQRVTALNLSFVGLHGTISPHIANLSFLVSLDLKNNNFSGFLPHEIGHLHRLRKLRLSNNLLEGSIPPTIHNCQKLEYLYLDYNNFSGGIPKELGMLPKLRHLYLSGNRLSGTIPLSLSNMSSLESLSVEYNSLTGTFPLVIFNFSFLTTLGLTQNHFSGTLPMNLCIQCPNLQGLYISKNEFSGKLTSQFNNCTKLSVLSLSYNKFDGSIPKGFGSIEKLEVLCLGGNNLTGNIPPIISNLSMLQEFSIEGNNVKGVIPSDLWHLQNLKILGFGENDLTGTIPQNIFNITSLQELGLEGNSLTGNLPLDTWISCPNLEILALDLNKISGHIPSYLSNFSSLVIVDFSSNFLSGHIPRNLGNLKNLKTLDLLGNQLTAEPGYQEHSFLLSLTNCRFLEELYLSTNLLNVTIPDAIGNFSLSLEVFDASENQLKGQIPMGIGSLKNLYTLDLSGNSLTGNIPSTLGGLERLQRLFLDKNLIEGSIPEELCQLKNLGELSLSINSLSRSIPNCIGNLSVLQKFNMSYNALTSSIPLNLWSLQNLLFLDLSSNFLSGSLSPRMTKLRTIAVIDLSCNQITGNIPSIIGAFESLSYLNMSKNSFQGNIPQSFGQLRGMEQLDLSNNNLSSAIPKSLETLPYLKYLNLSFNKLSGEIPSAGSFANFTAKSFLGNEALCGNPIFGVPPCASPTSQGSRVKQVLLKYIVPVIASIIIFAALVIMRRRHPQYSMQIPGLPITLPTVDHRMISYQELSRGTNNFCESNLLGTGGFGSVYKGILSNGTIIAVKVLNLQLEGAFKSFDVECKVLRAIRHRNLVKVISTCSNLEFRALVLQYMSNGTLEKWLYSHNNCLNLVQRVSIMVDVASALEYLHNGQSESVVHCDLKPSNILLDKDMVAHVSDFGIAKILALSKDATQTKTLGTLGYIAPEYGLEGRVSTKGDIYSYGIILLEIITRKKPTNEIFVGELAMRQWIASLPNRMEVVDDGLLRIEDGRDVIEKLSQPKQTCTDEKSQ from the exons ATGCAAAGGCCTTACATTTTCCTCCTGTTGGCTTTTCTGTTAATGCAGCCATGCATACTTCAGTTGTCCCAATCTTACAACAACTTTACGGATCAATCAGCTCTCATTGCCTTCAAATCTCAAATCACTTTTAGCCCAAACGATTCTGTCTTTGCTGGTGGTAACTGGTCCACAACAGCAAACTTCTGTGAGTGGTTTGGGGTCTCTTGCAGTCGACGCAGACAAAGAGTCACAGCCTTGAACCTTTCCTTCGTGGGTCTCCATGGCACCATTTCCCCTCATATTGCCAACCTCTCCTTCCTAGTCTCACTTGATCTTAAAAACAACAACTTCAGTGGTTTTCTGCCACATGAAATTGGTCATCTACACCGGTTGAGGAAACTTCGCTTGTCAAACAACTTATTGGAAGGTAGTATCCCTCCAACTATACATAATTGCCAGAAGCTTGAATATTTATATCTTGATTACAACAATTTTAGTGGTGGCATACCTAAAGAATTGGGCATGTTACCCAAACTTCGACATTTATATCTTAGTGGAAACCGTCTAAGTGGTACAATTCCATTGTCACTCAGCAATATGTCGTCATTAGAGTCCTTGTCTGTGGAATATAATAGCCTTACTGGTACATTTCCTCTTGTCATCTTTAACTTCTCTTTTCTAACAACTCTTGGTCTTACACAAAATCACTTCTCAGGAACCCTTCCAATGAATCTTTGCATCCAATGTCCTAACCTTCAAGGACTATACATTTCCAAAAATGAATTTAGCGGTAAGCTCACTTCACAGTTTAATAACTGTACAAAGCTTTCTGTCTTATCTTTGTCATACAATAAGTTTGATGGAAGTATTCCAAAAGGTTTTGGGAGTATAGAAAAGCTTGAAGTGCTATGTCTTGGAGGTAACAACTTAACTGGAAATATACCTCCTATCATAAGCAACTTGTCGATGTTACAAGAGTTTTCCATCGAAGGAAACAACGTGAAAGGTGTCATTCCAAGTGATTTATGGCATCtccaaaatctgaaaattttgggatttggaGAGAATGATCTCACTGGGACAATAccccaaaatattttcaacattaCCTCTCTACAAGAACTCGGCTTGGAAGGAAATTCCTTGACTGGAAATCTTCCATTAGATACTTGGATCTCTTGCCCTAATCTTGAAATTCTAGCACttgatttgaacaaaattaGTGGTCATATACCATcatatctttcaaatttttcCAGCCTCGTCATAGTAGATTTTTCAAGTAACTTTCTCTCTGGACATATACCTAGAAATCTTGGGaacttaaaaaatctaaaaacactTGATCTACTTGGAAATCAGTTGACAGCGGAGCCTGGATATCAAGAGCATAGTTTCCTTTTATCTTTAACTAATTGCAGATTTTTGGAGGAGCTATATTTATCCACCAATCTCTTGAATGTTACAATTCCGGATGCCATTGGAAATTTTTCACTTTCGCTTGAAGTCTTTGATGCAAGTGAAAACCAACTGAAGGGTCAAATTCCAATGGGAATTGGTTCCTTGAAAAACTTGTACACACTTGATTTGTCGGGTAACAGTTTGACCGGAAACATACCGTCCACATTGGGGGGATTGGAGAGATTGCAAAGATTGTTTCTTGACAAGAACTTGATTGAAGGATCCATTCCAGAAGAACTTTGTCAATTAAAGAACCTGGGAGAATTGTCGCTCTCTATTAACAGTCTCTCAAGATCCATCCCAAATTGCATTGGAAACCTCAGTGTTTTGCAAAAATTCAACATGAGTTATAATGCATTGACATCATCAATCCCATTGAATTTGTGGAGTCTTCAAAACCTTTTATTCTTggatttatcatcaaatttccTTAGCGGAAGTTTGTCTCCAAGAATGACAAAATTGCGCACTATTGCAGTTATAGACTTATCTTGTAACCAAATTACTGGAAATATTCCTAGTATCATTGGTGCTTTTGAGAGCCTAAGTTATCTAAACATGTCAAAGAACTCATTCCAAGGAAACATTCCACAATCTTTTGGACAATTGAGGGGAATGGAGCAGTTGGATCTCTCAAACAATAATCTCTCCAGTGCTATTCCAAAATCTCTTGAGACACTTCCATATCTCAAGTATTTGAATTTGTCCTTCAACAAGTTATCGGGAGAGATTCCATCTGCTGGATCTTTTGCAAACTTCACTGCAAAATCATTTTTAGGTAATGAGGCACTTTGTGGGAATCCAATTTTTGGAGTTCCACCTTGTGCAAGTCCAACTTCTCAAGGATCAAGGGTGAAACAAGTTTTGCTCAAATATATTGTTCCTGTCATTGCATCAATTATAATCTTTGCAGCACTGGTCATAATGCGAAGAAGACATCCACAATATAGCATGCAGATTCCAGGTTTGCCTATCACATTGCCTACAGTGGATCATAGAATGATATCATATCAAGAGCTTTCTCGTGGAACAAACAACTTTTGTGAAAGCAACTTGCTTGGAACAGGCGGTTTTGGTTCTGTGTACAAAGGAATACTATCTAATGGGACTATCATTGCTGTCAAAGTTCTAAACCTGCAATTGGAGGGTgctttcaaaagttttgatGTTGAATGCAAGGTGTTAAGGGCAATCCGACACAGGAATCTTGTCAAAGTCATTAGTACATGCTCCAACCTTGAGTTTAGAGCTTTAGTGCTTCAATACATGTCAAATGGTACCCTTGAAAAGTGGTTATACTCTCACAACAATTGCTTGAATCTTGTCCAAAGAGTAAGCATTATGGTTGATGTTGCATCAGCGTTGGAATATCTACACAATGGTCAATCAGAATCTGTGGTGCATTGTGATTTGAAGCCTTCCAATATTCTTTTGGACAAAGACATGGTTGCACATGTTAGTGACTTTGGCATTGCAAAGATTTTAGCCCTAAGCAAGGATGcaacacaaaccaaaacccTCGGTACACTTGGCTACATCGCACCAG AGTATGGCTTGGAAGGGAGAGTGTCAACCAAAGGTGACATTTATAGCTATGGAATAATATTGTTGGAGATCATCACAAGAAAGAAACCCAccaatgaaatttttgttggagAACTAGCTATGAGGCAATGGATTGCATCACTTCCAAATAGAATGGAAGTCGTGGATGATGGTTTACTCAGGATAGAAGATGGAAGAGATGTAATTG
- the LOC115976987 gene encoding probable LRR receptor-like serine/threonine-protein kinase At3g47570 isoform X2: MQRPYIFLLLAFLLMQPCILQLSQSYNNFTDQSALIAFKSQITFSPNDSVFAGGNWSTTANFCEWFGVSCSRRRQRVTALNLSFVGLHGTISPHIANLSFLVSLDLKNNNFSGFLPHEIGHLHRLRKLRLSNNLLEGSIPPTIHNCQKLEYLYLDYNNFSGGIPKELGMLPKLRHLYLSGNRLSGTIPLSLSNMSSLESLSVEYNSLTGTFPLVIFNFSFLTTLGLTQNHFSGTLPMNLCIQCPNLQGLYISKNEFSGKLTSQFNNCTKLSVLSLSYNKFDGSIPKGFGSIEKLEVLCLGGNNLTGNIPPIISNLSMLQEFSIEGNNVKGVIPSDLWHLQNLKILGFGENDLTGTIPQNIFNITSLQELGLEGNSLTGNLPLDTWISCPNLEILALDLNKISGHIPSYLSNFSSLVIVDFSSNFLSGHIPRNLGNLKNLKTLDLLGNQLTAEPGYQEHSFLLSLTNCRFLEELYLSTNLLNVTIPDAIGNFSLSLEVFDASENQLKGQIPMGIGSLKNLYTLDLSGNSLTGNIPSTLGGLERLQRLFLDKNLIEGSIPEELCQLKNLGELSLSINSLSRSIPNCIGNLSVLQKFNMSYNALTSSIPLNLWSLQNLLFLDLSSNFLSGSLSPRMTKLRTIAVIDLSCNQITGNIPSIIGAFESLSYLNMSKNSFQGNIPQSFGQLRGMEQLDLSNNNLSSAIPKSLETLPYLKYLNLSFNKLSGEIPSAGSFANFTAKSFLGNEALCGNPIFGVPPCASPTSQGSRVKQVLLKYIVPVIASIIIFAALVIMRRRHPQYSMQIPGLPITLPTVDHRMISYQELSRGTNNFCESNLLGTGGFGSVYKGILSNGTIIAVKVLNLQLEGAFKSFDVECKVLRAIRHRNLVKVISTCSNLEFRALVLQYMSNGTLEKWLYSHNNCLNLVQRVSIMVDVASALEYLHNGQSESVVHCDLKPSNILLDKDMVAHVSDFGIAKILALSKDATQTKTLGTLGYIAPEYGLEGRVSTKGDIYSYGIILLEIITRKKPTNEIFVGELAMRQWIASLPNRMEVVDDGLLRIEDGRDVIGVTLSPYLLCVSPLTTSSIRITFHCLLEKIMEDEYSKQN; this comes from the exons ATGCAAAGGCCTTACATTTTCCTCCTGTTGGCTTTTCTGTTAATGCAGCCATGCATACTTCAGTTGTCCCAATCTTACAACAACTTTACGGATCAATCAGCTCTCATTGCCTTCAAATCTCAAATCACTTTTAGCCCAAACGATTCTGTCTTTGCTGGTGGTAACTGGTCCACAACAGCAAACTTCTGTGAGTGGTTTGGGGTCTCTTGCAGTCGACGCAGACAAAGAGTCACAGCCTTGAACCTTTCCTTCGTGGGTCTCCATGGCACCATTTCCCCTCATATTGCCAACCTCTCCTTCCTAGTCTCACTTGATCTTAAAAACAACAACTTCAGTGGTTTTCTGCCACATGAAATTGGTCATCTACACCGGTTGAGGAAACTTCGCTTGTCAAACAACTTATTGGAAGGTAGTATCCCTCCAACTATACATAATTGCCAGAAGCTTGAATATTTATATCTTGATTACAACAATTTTAGTGGTGGCATACCTAAAGAATTGGGCATGTTACCCAAACTTCGACATTTATATCTTAGTGGAAACCGTCTAAGTGGTACAATTCCATTGTCACTCAGCAATATGTCGTCATTAGAGTCCTTGTCTGTGGAATATAATAGCCTTACTGGTACATTTCCTCTTGTCATCTTTAACTTCTCTTTTCTAACAACTCTTGGTCTTACACAAAATCACTTCTCAGGAACCCTTCCAATGAATCTTTGCATCCAATGTCCTAACCTTCAAGGACTATACATTTCCAAAAATGAATTTAGCGGTAAGCTCACTTCACAGTTTAATAACTGTACAAAGCTTTCTGTCTTATCTTTGTCATACAATAAGTTTGATGGAAGTATTCCAAAAGGTTTTGGGAGTATAGAAAAGCTTGAAGTGCTATGTCTTGGAGGTAACAACTTAACTGGAAATATACCTCCTATCATAAGCAACTTGTCGATGTTACAAGAGTTTTCCATCGAAGGAAACAACGTGAAAGGTGTCATTCCAAGTGATTTATGGCATCtccaaaatctgaaaattttgggatttggaGAGAATGATCTCACTGGGACAATAccccaaaatattttcaacattaCCTCTCTACAAGAACTCGGCTTGGAAGGAAATTCCTTGACTGGAAATCTTCCATTAGATACTTGGATCTCTTGCCCTAATCTTGAAATTCTAGCACttgatttgaacaaaattaGTGGTCATATACCATcatatctttcaaatttttcCAGCCTCGTCATAGTAGATTTTTCAAGTAACTTTCTCTCTGGACATATACCTAGAAATCTTGGGaacttaaaaaatctaaaaacactTGATCTACTTGGAAATCAGTTGACAGCGGAGCCTGGATATCAAGAGCATAGTTTCCTTTTATCTTTAACTAATTGCAGATTTTTGGAGGAGCTATATTTATCCACCAATCTCTTGAATGTTACAATTCCGGATGCCATTGGAAATTTTTCACTTTCGCTTGAAGTCTTTGATGCAAGTGAAAACCAACTGAAGGGTCAAATTCCAATGGGAATTGGTTCCTTGAAAAACTTGTACACACTTGATTTGTCGGGTAACAGTTTGACCGGAAACATACCGTCCACATTGGGGGGATTGGAGAGATTGCAAAGATTGTTTCTTGACAAGAACTTGATTGAAGGATCCATTCCAGAAGAACTTTGTCAATTAAAGAACCTGGGAGAATTGTCGCTCTCTATTAACAGTCTCTCAAGATCCATCCCAAATTGCATTGGAAACCTCAGTGTTTTGCAAAAATTCAACATGAGTTATAATGCATTGACATCATCAATCCCATTGAATTTGTGGAGTCTTCAAAACCTTTTATTCTTggatttatcatcaaatttccTTAGCGGAAGTTTGTCTCCAAGAATGACAAAATTGCGCACTATTGCAGTTATAGACTTATCTTGTAACCAAATTACTGGAAATATTCCTAGTATCATTGGTGCTTTTGAGAGCCTAAGTTATCTAAACATGTCAAAGAACTCATTCCAAGGAAACATTCCACAATCTTTTGGACAATTGAGGGGAATGGAGCAGTTGGATCTCTCAAACAATAATCTCTCCAGTGCTATTCCAAAATCTCTTGAGACACTTCCATATCTCAAGTATTTGAATTTGTCCTTCAACAAGTTATCGGGAGAGATTCCATCTGCTGGATCTTTTGCAAACTTCACTGCAAAATCATTTTTAGGTAATGAGGCACTTTGTGGGAATCCAATTTTTGGAGTTCCACCTTGTGCAAGTCCAACTTCTCAAGGATCAAGGGTGAAACAAGTTTTGCTCAAATATATTGTTCCTGTCATTGCATCAATTATAATCTTTGCAGCACTGGTCATAATGCGAAGAAGACATCCACAATATAGCATGCAGATTCCAGGTTTGCCTATCACATTGCCTACAGTGGATCATAGAATGATATCATATCAAGAGCTTTCTCGTGGAACAAACAACTTTTGTGAAAGCAACTTGCTTGGAACAGGCGGTTTTGGTTCTGTGTACAAAGGAATACTATCTAATGGGACTATCATTGCTGTCAAAGTTCTAAACCTGCAATTGGAGGGTgctttcaaaagttttgatGTTGAATGCAAGGTGTTAAGGGCAATCCGACACAGGAATCTTGTCAAAGTCATTAGTACATGCTCCAACCTTGAGTTTAGAGCTTTAGTGCTTCAATACATGTCAAATGGTACCCTTGAAAAGTGGTTATACTCTCACAACAATTGCTTGAATCTTGTCCAAAGAGTAAGCATTATGGTTGATGTTGCATCAGCGTTGGAATATCTACACAATGGTCAATCAGAATCTGTGGTGCATTGTGATTTGAAGCCTTCCAATATTCTTTTGGACAAAGACATGGTTGCACATGTTAGTGACTTTGGCATTGCAAAGATTTTAGCCCTAAGCAAGGATGcaacacaaaccaaaacccTCGGTACACTTGGCTACATCGCACCAG AGTATGGCTTGGAAGGGAGAGTGTCAACCAAAGGTGACATTTATAGCTATGGAATAATATTGTTGGAGATCATCACAAGAAAGAAACCCAccaatgaaatttttgttggagAACTAGCTATGAGGCAATGGATTGCATCACTTCCAAATAGAATGGAAGTCGTGGATGATGGTTTACTCAGGATAGAAGATGGAAGAGATGTAATTG